In Methanocalculus alkaliphilus, a single window of DNA contains:
- a CDS encoding glycosyltransferase — MDHTTLKQGKNLLVISHSYNNFQKSTIEGLSPFFRSINVLVRTNPFAEVAAYIPIAYLERFKKSYKIDTHQIPENINVQLTPIWYLPGDRSYKSLGNKHFSSVDKAIRTHQLEWDLIHAQFTWSAGYVGAKLKEKYNVPFIVTARGDDIYSLPFKDDDWQTRIEYVLNTADYITTVSRSNIDCIKKLHVKTPVELIYNGYNPDIFYPKDMVTCRRDLNLPSDKKIILTVGNLEPVKGQKFLIDAMNTIIQKREDVLCIIVGAGGLRNVLKRQIHALGLDRSIILTGEKPHNTIADWINASDIFVLPSLNEGNPNVMFETLGCGKPFVGTRVGGIPDIITSEQYGYLVEPGNSDELEQKISIALDKSWNRRSIVDYAEQFAREKMSYKMIALYNKFI, encoded by the coding sequence ATGGATCATACGACGTTAAAACAAGGAAAGAATCTACTCGTAATCAGTCATTCATACAATAACTTCCAAAAAAGCACCATTGAAGGTCTATCCCCCTTTTTTCGGAGTATTAACGTATTAGTTCGAACGAATCCCTTTGCTGAAGTAGCTGCCTATATTCCGATTGCATACCTGGAAAGATTTAAAAAGAGTTATAAGATAGATACGCATCAAATCCCAGAGAATATTAATGTGCAATTAACACCAATCTGGTATCTCCCAGGTGATAGAAGCTACAAATCACTTGGCAATAAACATTTTTCTTCTGTTGATAAAGCCATACGAACTCATCAGCTGGAATGGGATCTAATTCATGCGCAATTTACATGGTCAGCAGGATATGTTGGAGCTAAATTAAAAGAAAAATACAATGTACCTTTCATAGTAACGGCACGAGGAGATGACATCTATTCCCTGCCATTCAAGGATGATGATTGGCAAACCCGGATTGAGTATGTTCTAAATACTGCAGACTATATTACAACAGTGAGTAGGAGCAATATTGATTGTATTAAAAAATTACATGTTAAAACACCAGTAGAATTAATATATAATGGATATAATCCGGACATCTTTTATCCGAAGGATATGGTGACATGCAGAAGGGATCTCAACCTTCCATCTGATAAAAAAATTATTTTGACTGTAGGAAATCTCGAGCCGGTGAAAGGTCAAAAATTTTTAATTGATGCTATGAATACCATCATTCAAAAAAGAGAAGATGTCCTGTGTATTATCGTTGGAGCCGGAGGACTGAGGAATGTTCTTAAACGGCAGATACATGCACTAGGGTTAGATCGATCAATAATTCTTACTGGTGAAAAACCCCACAATACCATCGCAGACTGGATAAATGCATCTGATATATTTGTTTTACCAAGTCTGAATGAAGGGAATCCGAATGTCATGTTTGAAACACTCGGATGTGGAAAGCCTTTTGTCGGCACAAGAGTTGGCGGAATTCCAGATATTATTACATCAGAGCAATATGGCTATCTTGTAGAACCAGGTAATTCAGATGAGTTAGAGCAAAAAATTTCTATCGCGCTCGATAAGTCCTGGAACAGAAGAAGTATTGTGGATTATGCAGAGCAGTTTGCTCGAGAGAAGATGTCATACAAAATGATTGCTTTATATAATAAGTTCATATAA
- a CDS encoding oligosaccharide flippase family protein → MNWWPFGKQKAVTFLTSTSIGAKFIHFINKNPLYKGVLVLGSGTALAQLIGILSMPIITRLYTPSDLGMLTIYSSILSLVIVTASFRYEIAYPLPKKNEDVVNLFALCLLLLIGTTIGFSLLLIIAGNFFIVFFNLDSVQSIVWLLIIGFFGMGLYTILNHWAIRQRNYTKITHTKINQSVSGSVAKIVLGMLAMGPIGLIVGHIISQIAGIGTFLKAIWKSERTSFKVVSFSGIRSVAKEYWKFPAFSIPSSFLNAFALQLPPIMLLYLYNSQIVGFYALAHMLIVAPGSVIKASIGQAFHGDAAKMVREGSPELKTLYIQTVKHLSLLAIPLIGIPSLLGPLYVPILFGEEWIDAGWYLLPLALMVIPAFVISPITRLDLLGYNHWMLIWDAMRVLGVVGGFYICYLFEFPVLLTLTVYSIILLIMYFIVMLLNLKAIDNFNLQQWADKPV, encoded by the coding sequence ATGAATTGGTGGCCGTTTGGAAAGCAAAAAGCAGTCACTTTTTTAACCAGTACCTCCATTGGTGCCAAATTCATACATTTCATTAATAAAAACCCATTGTATAAGGGTGTATTAGTCCTGGGCAGCGGAACTGCATTAGCCCAGCTGATAGGAATTCTCTCGATGCCAATCATCACACGGCTCTATACCCCTTCCGATCTGGGTATGCTGACGATTTATTCATCAATTTTGTCATTAGTTATTGTTACAGCTTCCTTTCGATATGAAATTGCATATCCTTTGCCAAAAAAGAATGAGGATGTTGTAAACCTCTTTGCATTATGTCTTCTTTTGCTTATTGGAACAACCATCGGTTTTTCTCTTCTGCTCATCATTGCAGGGAATTTTTTTATTGTTTTTTTTAATCTGGATTCTGTTCAATCGATAGTATGGTTACTTATCATTGGTTTTTTTGGTATGGGGCTCTATACAATCCTCAACCACTGGGCAATTCGCCAGAGAAACTATACGAAAATCACTCATACAAAAATTAACCAGAGTGTTAGTGGATCTGTCGCAAAAATCGTACTTGGAATGCTAGCGATGGGTCCCATAGGTTTAATAGTAGGTCATATAATCAGTCAGATCGCAGGGATCGGGACATTTTTAAAGGCCATTTGGAAGAGTGAGCGGACCAGTTTCAAAGTGGTTTCATTTTCAGGCATCAGGTCGGTTGCAAAGGAATACTGGAAATTTCCAGCATTTAGTATCCCTTCATCTTTTTTAAACGCCTTTGCTTTACAACTACCTCCAATCATGTTATTATACTTATATAATTCACAGATTGTTGGCTTCTATGCACTTGCCCATATGTTAATCGTCGCACCAGGGAGTGTTATTAAAGCATCAATAGGACAGGCATTTCATGGAGATGCAGCCAAGATGGTTCGAGAGGGATCTCCTGAGTTAAAGACATTATATATTCAAACAGTGAAACACCTCTCTCTGCTTGCAATTCCTCTCATAGGTATACCCTCCCTGTTGGGGCCTTTGTATGTACCAATACTATTTGGAGAGGAATGGATTGATGCAGGGTGGTATTTACTTCCATTAGCACTGATGGTTATACCAGCATTCGTCATCTCTCCAATAACACGATTGGATCTCCTGGGATATAACCACTGGATGTTAATCTGGGATGCAATGAGGGTCTTAGGAGTCGTTGGAGGTTTTTATATTTGTTATCTATTTGAATTTCCAGTGCTCCTTACCCTTACGGTTTACTCAATCATATTATTAATAATGTATTTTATTGTTATGCTCCTCAATCTTAAGGCCATCGACAACTTTAATCTTCAGCAATGGGCAGATAAACCAGTATGA
- a CDS encoding GNAT family N-acetyltransferase — MSRNAAWVRPLTQVDYPQWDSLVEESPQGSIFSSSRYLAILAEATGSRLKIIGCFLDEDLIGGCSLFERRNHIIGKYAVSKGPDTPFCGFIYKKTDEIKIRKKEMEYNVCLNALSEYIIKEKYASISISNSPNLVDIRPFLRQDWECTVAYTYYINLEQFSYEDFSSNTKEQIRQAINEDLQFGNHFSIDSHYQLLMEEFEQRNSPPPLNKLMLQKFFDIFQLTGSGEMKTVRDSSGELLASYFWVWDNKRAYAWNAAHSPDIHDTGAKYLLMYRTFEELQKRGLKEVNIMHANTPQSTGFATGFNPVLVPYYGVSRDSLILTLLRHFKNG, encoded by the coding sequence ATGAGTCGGAATGCAGCCTGGGTCCGCCCTCTTACACAAGTGGATTATCCACAATGGGACAGTCTCGTTGAAGAATCACCACAGGGGAGTATTTTTTCTTCCAGTAGGTACTTGGCTATCCTTGCTGAAGCAACGGGCAGCAGGCTGAAGATAATCGGATGTTTTTTGGATGAAGATCTCATTGGTGGATGTTCATTATTTGAACGGAGAAACCACATCATTGGTAAATATGCCGTCTCGAAGGGGCCGGATACGCCATTTTGTGGCTTTATATATAAAAAGACGGATGAGATAAAGATACGGAAGAAAGAGATGGAGTATAATGTCTGCCTTAATGCACTTAGTGAATATATTATTAAGGAAAAGTATGCCTCAATCTCCATTTCAAACTCTCCGAATCTTGTGGATATTCGGCCATTTCTCCGGCAGGACTGGGAATGTACCGTAGCATATACGTACTATATCAATCTGGAACAATTCTCATATGAGGATTTTTCATCGAATACCAAGGAACAGATACGTCAGGCAATTAATGAAGATCTTCAATTTGGAAATCATTTCTCCATCGACTCTCACTATCAATTACTTATGGAGGAGTTTGAACAACGCAATTCACCACCTCCCCTGAATAAGCTCATGCTCCAAAAATTTTTTGATATCTTCCAATTGACCGGTTCCGGTGAGATGAAGACTGTGAGGGATTCATCCGGAGAACTATTGGCATCATATTTCTGGGTATGGGATAATAAACGAGCATATGCCTGGAATGCTGCTCACTCACCGGACATTCACGACACCGGAGCGAAGTATCTATTGATGTATCGTACATTCGAGGAATTACAGAAGAGAGGGTTGAAGGAGGTTAATATTATGCATGCGAACACCCCCCAATCTACTGGGTTTGCAACGGGCTTCAATCCTGTTTTGGTGCCATATTATGGTGTTAGTAGAGATTCCTTAATCCTTACTCTCTTACGTCACTTCAAAAATGGGTGA
- a CDS encoding GNAT family N-acetyltransferase, with product MTGISVHELGSNDYRRWDDLVSSSPQGTVFHTINWLKCNSESLDCRFVLLGAFHQDKLVGGCCLYERNYLYGIKSAITSVPLTPYSGFVLAFSDSADVRQQEVWTQEIITALSDAIYKLGYPNITIINNPALTDIRPLIWSKWKSFIKYTYVLPLDRNIFASLSRNAKRNITKAQNENISISKEFNNDLMWDLAVKTYEKQNMKVPFEKKQLTTLLDMIHQTNIGAMWIASTQDGIPISGECIIWDKQGAYRWFAAADPDYLHTGATFFLLSEILQNLQSSDVNKIFMMAANTENLSKFALNFDPILIPYYGVHTKTIFHSFRIAL from the coding sequence ATGACCGGTATATCAGTCCATGAATTAGGTTCCAATGACTATCGTCGCTGGGATGACCTGGTATCATCATCCCCTCAGGGAACGGTATTTCACACAATTAATTGGCTGAAATGCAATTCAGAAAGCTTGGACTGTAGATTTGTATTATTGGGGGCCTTCCACCAGGATAAACTGGTCGGGGGTTGTTGTTTATATGAACGAAATTATTTGTATGGGATAAAAAGTGCTATTACAAGCGTTCCTTTAACTCCCTACTCGGGTTTTGTATTAGCATTTAGTGACTCTGCAGATGTTCGTCAGCAGGAAGTATGGACTCAGGAAATTATCACGGCGTTATCTGATGCAATATATAAACTTGGATATCCGAATATTACAATTATTAATAATCCTGCACTTACCGACATTCGACCTTTAATCTGGAGTAAATGGAAGTCTTTTATTAAATATACATATGTTCTGCCTCTTGATCGCAATATTTTTGCTTCTCTTTCGAGAAATGCAAAGAGAAATATCACTAAAGCACAAAATGAAAATATATCTATTAGTAAAGAATTTAATAATGATCTGATGTGGGATCTCGCAGTCAAAACATATGAAAAACAGAATATGAAAGTTCCTTTTGAAAAAAAGCAATTAACGACATTATTGGATATGATACATCAGACAAATATCGGAGCAATGTGGATTGCCTCAACGCAGGATGGTATACCGATATCAGGAGAATGTATTATTTGGGACAAGCAAGGGGCATATCGATGGTTTGCTGCTGCTGATCCGGATTACCTGCACACGGGAGCCACCTTTTTTTTATTATCAGAGATATTGCAGAACCTTCAGTCTTCTGATGTTAACAAAATTTTCATGATGGCAGCCAATACAGAAAACCTTTCAAAATTTGCCTTAAATTTCGATCCGATATTAATTCCCTATTATGGAGTTCATACAAAAACCATTTTTCATTCGTTTAGAATTGCATTATAA